The Metamycoplasma subdolum DNA window ATGTTGTTGTAGTTGAATGCGAAAATGTTTTAAAAAGAGTTGCAAGAAACGGCAAAGATTTTTACATCTTAACTCTTTCAGATAGTAGTCAAAAACTTCAAGTATTTGCATTTAATGCAACAGAAGATTTAATTAAATTTAAGAATAAAATTATTGAAGCTGAAATTATTTTAAAAAGTGATGGAAGACACAAACTTACTAAAATTAAAGAATATTTTGTAACTAAAGGATAAATAACAAAATGAAAAAGGATTTTGATTTTTTAATCGTAGATGGAACTTATTTAACTTACCGCTCCTATTATGCGATGCTTTATTCAAAAGCAAAGCTTACAAACTCAAAAGGTGAACCTACTGCAGCAGTTGCTGGCTTTTTGAACACCTTAATTTCTTTACAAACTAGATTTAATTTTAAGTATATTGTTTTTGCTTTTGATGCACATGCCAAAACTTTTCGCCATGAAATTTTTACTGATTATAAAGCTAATAGAAAAAAAGCACCTGAGGAATTTTATTTTCAACTTACTCTTATTCAAAAGATTCTTGAATCTTTAAATTTTAAAGTGATTATAGAAAATGGGTTTGAAGCTGACGATGTAATTGCTAAGATAGTTAAAGAATATGCTGATAATGAAAAGTTAATCTTTTCTGCTGATCAGGATTTAAATCAACTAATTAATAATAAAACAAGTATTTTAAAAAAGGTTAAGCAAGAATATGTAGTTATTAATAATGATAACTTCAGAGAGTTTTATGACTTTAATCCAAACCAAGTAATTGATTTTAAAGCAATTGTTGGAGATCCTAGTGATAATTTCAAAGGTGTTGAAGGAATTGGCCCTAAAACCTGCGCAAAAATGCTGGAAGAATTTGGAAATGTTGAAAATATTTATGAAAATTTAGATAAATTTAGTGAAAAGATTAGTCAAAAACTTCTTGAATTTAAAGAAATTGTTTTTAAAAATAAATATCTTGCAACATTAAGAGATGCATTTACTTTGCCACAAATTCCTTTAGAAGAACTTGATTTCCAAAACTTTAAAATAACTGAAAAGGCAAATGAAT harbors:
- a CDS encoding 5'-3' exonuclease, which translates into the protein MKKDFDFLIVDGTYLTYRSYYAMLYSKAKLTNSKGEPTAAVAGFLNTLISLQTRFNFKYIVFAFDAHAKTFRHEIFTDYKANRKKAPEEFYFQLTLIQKILESLNFKVIIENGFEADDVIAKIVKEYADNEKLIFSADQDLNQLINNKTSILKKVKQEYVVINNDNFREFYDFNPNQVIDFKAIVGDPSDNFKGVEGIGPKTCAKMLEEFGNVENIYENLDKFSEKISQKLLEFKEIVFKNKYLATLRDAFTLPQIPLEELDFQNFKITEKANEFLEDYELKNVKNKLIKLILN